The Mycolicibacterium flavescens genomic interval ATTGCAGCGTGGCGACGGTGGCGAGCAGCGCCCGATATGGCCGCGCGTACTGTCGCAGCAGCGCCCATAGCATCCCGTTACTGTCGCACATCCGATATATGGGCAGGTCAACCGGCATGTCGGTGGTTGACCCCCAGAGCTGCCGCTACAGTGCATGGCGTGACTCACAGCACGCGCGTGACCCGCTGCCTGGCCCTCGCGGCCGCCGTGGTCATTCCGCTGTCCGCATGCTCGGATTCCGAACCCGCAGGCCCGCAAGTGCCCGAGGACACCACAGCTCCCACGGAGAACGTCTCGCACGGCCCGTTCTTCCCCCAATGCGGCGGCATCAGCGACCAGGAGGTCATCAAGCAGACCCGGATTCCCGGGCTGATCAACACCGCGAAAACCTCCGTCGGATGTCAGTGGCTGGCCGGTGGCAGCATCCTGGGTCCGCACTTCTCGTTCACCTGGTTCCGCGGCAGCCCGATCGGGCGTGAACGCAAGACCATGGAACTGTCGCGCACCGCGGTCGAAGACATCAGCATCGAAGGCCACGACGGGTTCATCGGGTACAGCGAGGACCCGATCAACGGCGTCAACCTCTGCGAGATCGGCATCCAGTTCGACGACGACTTCATCGAGTGGTCGGTCAGCTACGGCGCGAAGCCGTTCCCGGATCCGTGCGAGGTGGCCAAGGAACTGACCCGCCAATCGATTGTGAACTCCGAATGAGAACCGCGTCCGCTCGTCGGCTGATCGCGGGCATGGTCGCCGTGCTCGCTTCGTTGTCCGTGCTCACCGGTTGCACCCAGACGGTCGAAGGCACGGCGGCCAAATCGGGGACGGGCGGCGGACCGCGCAACGAAGACTCCGAGCGCCAGTACCCGAACCTGCTCAAGGAGTGCGAGGTGCTGACCGAAGACATCCTCGCCGAGACCGTCGGCGCCGACCCCCTCGACATCCAGAGCACGTTCGTCGGTGCGGTGTGCCGCTGGCAGGCGGCCAACCCGGGTGGCCTCATCGACATCACCAGATTCTGGTTCGAACAGGGCGATCTGGACCACGAGCGCGAGGTGGCCCAGCGACTGGACTATCGGATCGAAGACCGCAGGGTCGCTGGGATCCAGTCCATCGTGATGCGGCCGAACGATCCGAACGGGGCGTGCGGTGTGGCCAGCGACGCGGCCGGGGTGGTCGGTTGGTGGATCAACCCGCAGTCGCCGGGGATGGACGCCTGCGGAATGGC includes:
- a CDS encoding putative lipoprotein LprB; translated protein: MHGVTHSTRVTRCLALAAAVVIPLSACSDSEPAGPQVPEDTTAPTENVSHGPFFPQCGGISDQEVIKQTRIPGLINTAKTSVGCQWLAGGSILGPHFSFTWFRGSPIGRERKTMELSRTAVEDISIEGHDGFIGYSEDPINGVNLCEIGIQFDDDFIEWSVSYGAKPFPDPCEVAKELTRQSIVNSE
- a CDS encoding putative lipoprotein LprC; this encodes MRTASARRLIAGMVAVLASLSVLTGCTQTVEGTAAKSGTGGGPRNEDSERQYPNLLKECEVLTEDILAETVGADPLDIQSTFVGAVCRWQAANPGGLIDITRFWFEQGDLDHEREVAQRLDYRIEDRRVAGIQSIVMRPNDPNGACGVASDAAGVVGWWINPQSPGMDACGMAIKLMELTLATRA